The Medicago truncatula cultivar Jemalong A17 chromosome 7, MtrunA17r5.0-ANR, whole genome shotgun sequence genome includes the window TAAAATGATTAGTGGCATTGTCCCTTTAGTGTTCATGAGGAGTGCAAGGGACAATCCTTCCAAAAGTGGCATCTGATATAACCAAGAAACTACAAATACAAACACCATTTTTACCAAGAAAGCCAACACAATAACAATCACAACGGTTAACCAATGTGTGTCTAAAGCCAAATCTTGAATAATAGTTCTCTCCCCAACAATGAGAAAAAACAGTGGCATCATGAATGCAGACACAAAATCGAAAACCTTATCTTGAACTGCATTGTTAAGTGCACCCTTTGGGATAATAACTCCTAAAAAGAAAGCACCGGTTATTGAATGTGCACCTAAACCATGTGAGATTGATCCAATGACCAAAACCatatgaagaagaatcaccacTTGTGTCTCAACAAACTCGCGATCACCATTTCCAACTTTTTTAATAAGCCAATTAGCAAAAGGATGGaccaaataaaaacataccAACTCAAATGCGAGGACGACAAGTAGTGACCAAAAAGAAGCATAATATAATTGCGTTAGAACCATCAAAAGGAGTGTCCAAGATAACAAGTCATTAATCAACGATGAAGTTAAAGCCAATTGTCCATTTTCTGTTAGCAGAAGCTTTAAATCTGAAAGGATTTTAGCAACTTCAGGGAACTCACTACTGCAAGAAAGTGTCATTCCCCAAAATATTGCACCTCTCATGTGTTTGTCACTATCTGAATGTGGCAACGATTTATGACCCATGTCGGTTACAAGAAGGTAGTATAAGCCAGCACCAACTGGTAAAGTGAAGCCTACACCAGCAATTGCAACAACCATTGCTTTCTTATTGTAGTAAAACCTTGTGATTGGTTTCAAGTCTACTTCTAAGCCAACCAAGAACACATAGTAAACAAGTGTTAATGCTCCCACTGTCTCTAATGGTAACATATTGCTGTAAGGGAATATGCTTTTGAATACATTATTCCATTTTCCCAAAGCAGATGGACCTATTAAAAAACCAGTCTAGCAAAACAATCACAAAGATTAGGTAATGTTTTTCATATACATAAAATATAGTATGAAAAATGTAAAGGATAATCAAATCTTCAGGAGTTTAAAAAATGAGTCATTACAACTATTAGCGaagaaataataatgaaatgaaaGGGTTAGAAGAATATACTTACAAAAATGTTGGGAACAATACGAGGTACATTGCATAATTCAGAGACAAAGAGGAAAATACGATTGAGTAATAAGATAAGAACAAATTGAAGAACAAATACAGGTAGTGTTTCTTCTAAGGAATTTTCATTCCAAAGCAATGAACCGTATGATAATGTCTTATTGAAACACACAAGCGTTGTTTTGTCGGGGTTTTTAATAATGGAATATGTAACGTTTGAGGAATTCATCAATTTTTATTCAATGATGATTTGCATTAGCCAACACTTTTACAATCTTTGAAATCTGCATGCAAATAGGATTGATGAGATATTGCACAATTGTGAAGCAAAATTTGAAATCAAATCCATGAAGGGGGATAGATTTCTTGTCCCCCCttctttacaaagagaaatatcaaaatgggaagaaaggGATTTTGTCAAAAAGTGTAGAACATAAGAAAAGCCAACCAGGTCAATGTTGTAGCATGGTTGTTAAGAATTAAGATACGGTTGTCTTCTTAATTTTAGAGAATccatattgttttctttttttctttacaaattgTTTTCTTGTGTTTACATATAATCcctttggtttttgtttggcataACCCATAAactaattgtatttttatcagAGTTGATAACTTAATTTTGAGACGCTAGCGTTTGAATTTATAATCTTTcgtttttcttctacttttactcttattattttaatcaaaatctatttttaccttttataatttattttaatttaaaatacaaaatgcATCTTAAATACAAGGACATGAAACATCAATGatacaattaattattaatataaatgacatgaaaaataagaaagtCAACCAACACATGACACATCATTAATGAGAGAGACAAATCACTAAAATTGACGAGAGACTTAAAAAAAACCCAAGAAATGTATTACAAGAGAACCAAAATGGTGGTTTTAGAAATATGGGAACTAAAATTTCGattaagttaaaataaagtGACCAACATGTATGTAAGCTTGTTTTTAGGGAGGCAAAAGTGATTCtaagtataaaaaataatcatttacaATGTGTTAAGTCATCGATCAGCATTGGGCTCAACAATGTGGAATATGTGTCGGTGGCAGAGTTCTAGACACTTGATTTACGTAAGAGTTGGTTATTGTGGTTATTTTGCTTTAGCTAAGTTAAACTAGTTTACGATTGGATACAACCGACATAACAAAAGTTTTGCCAAGAGACTTTTGCTacaatttctctctttttctctcctctctctctttttctttgttcttcaaGCTTTCTTCATTGTTCATCATTGCTGAACTTCAATAATCTTTATCTTCATGTTAGGTGACTACGGACCCAGCAAGACAATATAGCCAGAAAAAGTTACGGGCTCCACAAAACAGTCGTCACAAGGAAAAGAAACCAGATGAAATTGAACTTAACTGTAATGATTTGAGAGAATTCAAATCCTTTTAGATTAATTCCTTTGTTTGGATAGTAATTTGTAGagttttcaaaatgatggaaatttatgaagtattttgttcaagttaaatttagagaatttaaaatgacacctaaaacctataaatttcaaatttcttccttgttatatttttttgaaaactttgCGTTTTGGTCCTCATTTTTCTAAGTTTTCAAATTGACatcaataaattttcaaaagttgcTAATTGACccctacttttttttaaaagctacaaattgacccctcaatttttttaaaaattacaaatttgaaAGATACCTTAATATCAAAGATTTATAATTTGAAGCTTATGTTGGCTACTGGTTGTATTATTTTATGGTTTGTAAAATTAGTGAAGGATCAGAGTGAAAATCTTTATCTACGTAAATATGTATAATGTAAGGGTCAATCATTGTACATCCCCGTGTTACACATAACTGAAAATAAAGCTATATACAATTGAGTCCTGATAGGTGAACATCCATAGCTGGCAACCCACCTTATACACCCTCTAGTTGGCATGgtaattttgatatttcaacACTCAATTGAGGGCGTTTTATCAAAACTCACAAactgtgtaaaaaaaaaaacaattcaaataaaatcacGTTTTCTCTTCCTCTCCTCCTCACCGTTCCTCACTCCTCCACCAATACCGTCTGCCGCTCTTTCATCCTCTCCGCCGTCCTCAACACCAATCTTCTCTATTTCCTTCTCTCTCCGTCGTTTTTGTATTTCTCCCACCACTCTTTTTTAGGCGACGGCGGCGGAGCTCTCACCATTCTTTTTAAGTGACGGCAGCGGGGGCGACAACCTCACCTTCAGCCATCATCATCGTCGACCAAGACTACGAGATCGGGAATCTCACCCTTAGTCGTCGTTATCGTTGCAGTCGGAACTGAGAACGAGACGTCGGAATGTCGATGGTGGAGGTGGACATATCAAACACATGAGAGAGATAGCGAGAGTGGTTGGGGTGGAGAAGCCAAAGGAAAAGGAAAGACATGGTAGTTGTTGCCGGAGCTGTGAAGAGAAgggtgatgatggtggtgaaaCCTTGAGTTAAACAGTTATGAAGGAAAGAGACGGAAAAGAGAAACATAAAagctgtgtttttttttttttttttatgtgtgggGGCATTCATCTTTCTTCAAGATCggatcatttttttcttttgttttattatttttcaatagtGTTTTGTGATGACATTTTGTCATTACTCTTTTAGTAGAaatttttcatgtaattttagggttttttttattggaattcATGGAGCTGCAAGCCACaaaagacaaagaaaatgaagtttgaagtattggaaatcggccaccgattttgcTGCCAATTTGCAGATGATGGACTCGACAAAAATCGGCCGCCGATAAGCATAAATCGGGCGCCGATTTCGCACCATTGGGTCACACATTTGGGATTTCGGCCACCGATTTTGGAgctcggtggccgatttttaCTTGCCTATAAATATAAAGAGGTGTTTTCTGATTAAGGGGTCACgaattttgagacctaaagacaTATTTTGAAGCAGAGACTTGGAGATATGGTGGGAAACCATCGAAACTAAGAGTCAATCATCCTTCACATGTATGAATCCTTTTTCTTAGCTTATACTTTAGCTATGAGTAACTAATTCTTTTGTGGTTAATTCCTGAGATGAATCTGATGTAATCCTACGGGAACCCTAATTTGTTGAACTCCATTGAACATTAATGAAAATTTAGTCTTTATTCATATTACCTTGTGTTTAATGCCTTATGTATGTTTATCAtcgactattaaccctagctttatGAATATGCATATTGATCATAGAAATTGAATGACCACTAACCCTGACTTTTAACTCTGAACTAGGTAATATGTTTAACCTAAGTAATCAAGCTAGAGATAgatcattattaggttatgaCATATGGATTAACGTTCTTTTAATACCTCCGCCGGTTTCGAATTCATTTAAGAGATTAAGGGGTTGTCACTTGCGGGGAGAATTCTAGGTCAAAAGATTGGGTAGAATTACTAAGTTAATTCGTCGTGAAACTAaataatcattgattgaattagGAAAGCAAATTACCATAGGAGAGCTTCAGAGGATTCGAAGGACTTAACCATTTTTCTCTCAGATTTTCTAAAACCAatcctttattatttttaattccgTTTATGTTACAAAATCAACTCAACTGCCTAGGGCACCAATATAAATTTTACACAtcctttttaataatgaaattgcTAAGTAGAAGTTAATACAGTCCTCGTAGAAAcgaatttttattacttcgattGAATTTGTTTCACTTCTCAAATATCTATCATTTTGCCTTATCAACATGTGTATAGAAGGTACACGGGTGTTTACCAATCTTTTCCTATACAATTTGTAGTACTAGTGTGTAGTTCTAAAAGCatacatatattaaataaataatgcaaCAATAGTGgcaaaatcataagtttatcCTTTATGCGCCGTTGGCTAcaacaaacatttttgtttggccttcactttttgttttggtttttatgGTGGCTAATATTACTCTTAATGGAGCtcatatgttttgtttttcggTCTATCTCATTTAGTTTTGAGATTGAATACATCTTAACACTACATCTAGATGAGAATTGCATCTATTTAATGAACCATTTGACGCATTGATACTTGGGGGTATTCAAGTATTTGTGATGCCCACTAATAAGTTCATTTGCCATAGTTATAACAAATTGAACTAACTACAAACTAACTAGGTGGGAAAATACATTGTACAATAGGGCATGGTAATAAGCAAATTGTATTCTCGACCAACACACACGTTTGGTGTAAAATGCCATGTGAAGCCATAATGATTTGAAATGTTAAGAGATAGTAAGTAGTTATTCATAAGCATTATCACTTTGCATTGTATGAATGGGAACACCAAATTGTGTTTTTGTCTCATGATAGAATACCCGAAAAATTGAGAACCATTCTGACCTGTTTttcataaactaaataaaaaaattataaataaacttaaaGGCCATAGCATAACCCATAAATTTTTGGTCTCCTAACTTTgcaaaaattgcaatttttgtcttttaaaaagaCAAAACAACACTTCTAACCCTTGTATTTACCTTTGGCAAAAGGTtgattttgactcggtcaacgcatATATGACACATCATTTAAGGAAATATAATGTCAagtgtgtaattttttaattaaaaaaaataaaaaaaactagctaattaatgataaaataaaataaatgaaaaaagggTATTAGCCATAATTCATAAAGATGCTctaaagatgatgatgaagatggcacctcacttaatgtttgtgatttttttatgaatgatttCAATGCttaagaattattattttttaagttggttctatagttttctttttgaaagatttgGTTCATATGCACTAAATTTTAGTTTATCTTAGCATGTCGCTTATGTTGCTGCTCGAGGTgctgtttatgttgttaatacTTCATGGCTTCAAGATTGTGACAGGAGAAGAAACTACTCCCCGTTCTAACACACATGCATACAAACTTCTTTTTCCAAATTGTGTGGTATGCTTATTTGTGTTATGTTACTTTTTTGCTAATTCTTGGGTTTTGTTACAGAGATTGTGAATATGCTTCTGCGGAGTTCATAGAATTTGTCGGAAACTTACCACAAATTCTTTTTCGCTTGTAAAATCATTGTCCTTTGAAAAGTTTACAATATAGTAGAACTCGCTGTCTTTGCAAACATTATTGATTTGACACTAAGAACGTCGGCATGCGAGCATTGTGGCAACATGTCGCCAATGAAAGCGGACAACCAGGTGACGGCGAGGTTGAAAACACTACAGCGATGTAGGTGTGGGTGATTGGAGACGTTTGCTAAAACACTCTCTACATATAAGAATTCcataaagaaaaatgttgtaGATCCCGACAAAATTTCAAGCGAAATTATCACGAACACCTTTGTATTGTGTATGTGTATCTTAATATTGTAgcatgatatttttttccagCCATCCTTGATTTATGCCTTGAATTCACGAAAGCTCGTGAAATTGCTTGTCGTTATGAATAGCAATACTCTTCCATAAATTATTTTGCCAACGTTTATCTTGGACACTTTTAAGAACCTTAAATGatagatttatataaaaatttataatctgtaattaaaatttttaatgagtaataatttcttaatttgcaTTCCTTAGAGAAGTAACTCGagcaattttattttgtcaagtgAAAAAGGAAAAAGCTATGGGctccaaaaaaaaactagatgaAATTGAACTTAACTATAAAACCGTACAGACCATTTTGGGATGGAAGTTGAAAAGAACGAAAGCACAAACAAAGACTATCATAGTAAGAGTAGCAAATTGTGAGAGTGAGAGAGAATTGCAACAGCAGACGCAAACTTTGTATTTTACTTcttacaaaatcacaaatttttaaatttagttttataaaattataattttagtctTTTATAATATTGTAGTTTATAGAAGtagtctttattttaaaaacatttaaaaaaaggatttatcctttaaaatagactttataaaatgcaaataaagactaaaagtaaataattcttttttgactaaaatataattgaaagcttataattttatagggactaaaagcatatttaatc containing:
- the LOC120577070 gene encoding cation/H(+) antiporter 15; the protein is MLPLETVGALTLVYYVFLVGLEVDLKPITRFYYNKKAMVVAIAGVGFTLPVGAGLYYLLVTDMGHKSLPHSDSDKHMRGAIFWGMTLSCSSEFPEVAKILSDLKLLLTENGQLALTSSLINDLLSWTLLLMVLTQLYYASFWSLLVVLAFELVCFYLVHPFANWLIKKVGNGDREFVETQVVILLHMVLVIGSISHGLGAHSITGAFFLGVIIPKGALNNAVQDKVFDFVSAFMMPLFFLIVGERTIIQDLALDTHWLTVVIVIVLAFLVKMVFVFVVSWLYQMPLLEGLSLALLMNTKGTMPLIILYTAMDSLFDQLSSDPYKKEKKRK